The proteins below come from a single Halomonas binhaiensis genomic window:
- the fis gene encoding DNA-binding transcriptional regulator Fis, producing MTSRQAIDQTSSITTLDAASNELNGLAPSTTTGQDDRPLREAVFSAMRRYFDHLDGGTVTDLHAMVMAEVEAPLLSSVLEYTHGNQTRAAEMLGLNRGTLRKKLKHYNLI from the coding sequence ATGACCAGCCGACAAGCCATTGACCAGACGTCCTCAATCACTACCCTGGACGCCGCCAGCAACGAGCTTAACGGCCTTGCTCCGTCCACCACCACCGGCCAGGATGACCGACCGTTGCGAGAGGCCGTTTTCAGCGCCATGCGGCGCTACTTCGATCATCTCGATGGTGGTACCGTCACCGACCTGCATGCCATGGTCATGGCTGAGGTCGAGGCGCCACTGTTGTCATCGGTGCTCGAATACACCCATGGTAACCAGACACGCGCCGCCGAAATGCTTGGCTTGAATCGTGGCACTCTGCGCAAGAAGCTTAAGCATTACAATCTGATATAA
- a CDS encoding NAD-dependent succinate-semialdehyde dehydrogenase, with protein sequence MNVLQDMPLYRPFAYIDGSWVAADSGEQIDILNPASGDLIARVPRLGRAETERAIDAAASALPAWRALTAQERADVLMKWYDLMLEHQEELAAIMTLEQGKPLKEAAGEIAYAASFLRWFAEEGRRVYGETIPAANANQRIVVTKQPVGVVGAITPWNFPAAMITRKAGAALAAGCTIVVKPASQTPLSATALALLAERAGVPRGVFNVVPGAAGEIAKALTESSVVRKITFTGSTEVGRTLMAQAAQHIQKISLELGGNAPFIVFEDADLDAAVTGAMAAKFRNAGQTCVCTNRFLVQSSVVNAFCEKLAVAMNSELTVGDGMQDGINIGPLIDDKAVAKVNEHVQDAVDGGAELWIGGHAHPLGGNFFTPTLISDATDQMKVASEETFGPLAAVFSFDDEADAIAMANDTEYGLAAYFYSRDLGRVWRVADALDYGMVGINTGLISNASAPFGGVKASGLGREGGHQGLEEFLETKYLCIDLGE encoded by the coding sequence ATGAACGTCCTACAGGATATGCCGCTGTACCGTCCCTTCGCCTATATCGATGGCAGTTGGGTTGCCGCTGACAGTGGTGAGCAGATTGATATCCTCAACCCAGCCAGCGGCGACCTCATTGCCAGAGTGCCGCGGCTTGGGCGCGCGGAAACCGAGCGGGCCATTGATGCTGCTGCGTCTGCCCTTCCTGCATGGCGTGCCTTGACCGCTCAGGAGCGCGCCGATGTCTTGATGAAGTGGTATGACCTGATGCTCGAGCATCAGGAAGAACTTGCAGCCATCATGACGCTGGAGCAGGGCAAGCCACTCAAGGAGGCGGCAGGGGAAATTGCCTATGCGGCAAGTTTCCTGCGTTGGTTCGCCGAGGAAGGACGGCGTGTCTATGGCGAGACCATTCCTGCGGCCAATGCCAACCAGCGGATTGTCGTCACCAAGCAGCCGGTGGGCGTGGTGGGTGCTATCACGCCGTGGAATTTCCCTGCTGCCATGATTACTCGTAAAGCCGGTGCCGCATTGGCTGCTGGCTGTACCATCGTGGTCAAGCCTGCCAGCCAAACCCCGTTGTCGGCTACCGCGCTGGCGCTGCTTGCCGAGCGCGCTGGTGTGCCTCGCGGTGTGTTCAATGTCGTGCCGGGCGCTGCCGGTGAGATTGCGAAAGCGCTGACGGAATCCTCTGTGGTGCGCAAGATCACCTTCACTGGGTCCACGGAAGTTGGCCGTACCTTGATGGCCCAGGCGGCTCAGCATATCCAGAAGATTTCTCTGGAACTGGGTGGTAACGCTCCCTTCATTGTCTTCGAAGATGCTGACCTCGATGCTGCGGTCACTGGTGCCATGGCCGCGAAGTTCCGCAATGCGGGGCAGACTTGTGTGTGCACCAACCGTTTCCTGGTTCAGTCCAGCGTGGTCAACGCTTTCTGCGAGAAGCTTGCAGTGGCCATGAACAGTGAGCTGACTGTAGGCGATGGCATGCAGGATGGCATCAACATTGGTCCGCTGATCGATGACAAGGCGGTGGCCAAGGTCAATGAACATGTACAGGACGCTGTTGATGGTGGTGCCGAGCTGTGGATAGGCGGCCATGCTCATCCGCTGGGTGGCAATTTCTTCACCCCGACGCTGATCAGTGATGCAACGGACCAGATGAAGGTGGCCAGCGAAGAGACCTTCGGCCCCCTGGCTGCGGTGTTCTCCTTTGACGATGAAGCCGATGCCATTGCCATGGCCAATGATACTGAATATGGCCTGGCGGCCTATTTCTACTCCCGGGATCTTGGTCGTGTGTGGCGGGTTGCCGATGCCCTGGATTACGGCATGGTGGGTATCAATACCGGCCTGATTTCCAATGCCAGCGCCCCGTTTGGCGGCGTCAAGGCGTCAGGGCTTGGTCGTGAAGGTGGCCATCAGGGACTGGAGGAATTCCTCGAGACCAAGTATCTGTGTATTGATCTAGGGGAATGA
- the purH gene encoding bifunctional phosphoribosylaminoimidazolecarboxamide formyltransferase/IMP cyclohydrolase, whose translation MAHTPSPAIRRALISVSDKTGIVDFARALSELGVELLSTGGTYRLLSEQSIAVTEVSEHTGFPEIMDGRVKTLHPTIHGGILGRRGQDDEVMAKHGIDPIDMVVVNLYPFAATVAKPDCTLEDAIENIDIGGPTMVRACAKNHAHTSIVVNASDYASVIDEMRGNSAALSQATRFDLAVKAFEHTAGYDGAIANYLGRLVEGSDDGFSRTYNLQLTKKQSMRYGENPHQQAAFYVEEGTTEPSVSTAVTLQGKPLSFNNVADTDAAFECVKSFEETACVIVKHANPCGVAVADTTLAAYDMAFATDPTSAFGGIIAFNKPLDADTARAIIDRQFVEVIIAPGVSDEAKAIVAEKQNVRLLDVSGNWPGKREASHDFKRVTGGLLVQDRDLGMVSVDDLTVVSERAPSEQELRDLAFAWKVAKFVKSNAIVYAKDGQTIGVGAGQMSRVYSAKIAGIKAEDEGLSVPGSVMASDAFFPFRDGIDAAAAAGITAVIQPGGSMRDQEVIDAANEAGIAMVFTGMRHFRH comes from the coding sequence ATGGCCCATACTCCCTCTCCTGCCATCCGCCGCGCCCTGATCAGCGTGTCGGACAAGACTGGCATTGTCGACTTCGCCCGCGCACTCAGCGAGCTGGGTGTCGAACTGCTGTCCACCGGTGGTACTTACCGCCTGTTGTCCGAACAGAGCATCGCTGTCACCGAGGTGTCCGAGCACACGGGGTTCCCTGAGATCATGGATGGCCGCGTCAAGACCCTGCACCCGACCATTCATGGCGGCATTCTCGGTCGTCGCGGCCAGGATGATGAGGTCATGGCCAAGCACGGCATCGATCCTATCGACATGGTAGTGGTCAATCTCTATCCCTTTGCCGCTACCGTGGCCAAGCCAGACTGCACCCTGGAAGATGCCATCGAGAACATCGATATCGGCGGCCCGACCATGGTGCGTGCCTGCGCCAAGAACCACGCCCATACTTCTATCGTGGTCAATGCCTCCGATTACGCCAGCGTGATCGATGAAATGCGTGGCAACAGCGCAGCTCTGAGCCAGGCCACCCGCTTTGATCTGGCGGTCAAGGCCTTCGAGCACACCGCCGGCTATGATGGCGCCATTGCCAATTATCTGGGACGCCTGGTGGAAGGCAGCGATGACGGCTTCTCGCGCACCTACAACCTGCAACTGACCAAGAAGCAGTCCATGCGCTATGGTGAAAACCCTCACCAGCAGGCCGCTTTCTATGTCGAGGAAGGCACCACCGAACCCAGCGTTTCCACAGCCGTCACCCTGCAAGGCAAGCCGCTGTCCTTTAATAACGTGGCCGACACCGATGCTGCCTTCGAGTGCGTCAAGAGCTTCGAAGAAACGGCCTGCGTCATTGTCAAGCACGCCAACCCCTGTGGCGTGGCCGTGGCAGACACCACCCTGGCCGCCTACGACATGGCCTTTGCCACCGATCCGACCAGCGCCTTCGGCGGTATCATTGCCTTCAACAAACCTCTCGATGCAGATACGGCCCGTGCCATCATCGATCGTCAGTTCGTCGAAGTGATCATCGCACCTGGCGTCAGCGATGAAGCCAAGGCCATCGTCGCCGAAAAGCAGAACGTGCGCCTGCTCGACGTCAGTGGCAACTGGCCGGGCAAGCGTGAAGCCAGCCATGACTTCAAGCGCGTCACTGGCGGCCTGCTGGTCCAGGATCGCGACCTGGGCATGGTATCTGTCGATGACCTGACGGTGGTGTCCGAGCGCGCGCCTTCCGAGCAGGAACTACGCGATCTGGCCTTTGCCTGGAAAGTGGCCAAGTTCGTCAAGTCCAATGCCATTGTCTACGCCAAGGACGGTCAGACCATCGGAGTCGGTGCCGGCCAGATGAGTCGTGTCTATTCTGCCAAGATTGCCGGCATCAAGGCTGAGGATGAAGGTCTCTCTGTGCCAGGATCCGTCATGGCCAGCGATGCTTTCTTCCCCTTCCGTGATGGCATTGATGCTGCGGCTGCTGCCGGCATTACCGCCGTCATTCAACCGGGTGGCTCAATGCGCGATCAGGAAGTCATCGATGCAGCCAATGAAGCCGGCATCGCCATGGTCTTCACCGGCATGCGTCACTTCCGTCACTAA